From Aegilops tauschii subsp. strangulata cultivar AL8/78 chromosome 5, Aet v6.0, whole genome shotgun sequence:
ggGAGAGTCGTTGTGCGGTGTGCGGGGAAGGGATTCTTGACGCCATTTCTCTAATCGAGTGTGCGGGGAAGGGATTCTTGGCGCCATTCTTTGATCGGGTGTATGATGGCGCATTGCGTGTGGTCATTGGTTGGCAGGGAGGTATCCGAGCATATGAACAAGATGTGACACCCATCCGCCAAGTTGTGGCTTTTTGCGATGATTGAATCTCATCTCATCAAGATCTGATGAAGATATGTGTGACGCTTTTGGGCCATCTAGTATGCAAGGTGGAAGGTGATACACAAGGAAGGATTTCAGAGCCCTCCACTGACGTATGCTTTTGTGCATAACTTTCTATCCAGGAAGCTACAATCAGCAGAGCCCGTAAAAGGTCTCGGCTGTGGTCCGGCCATAAGCGGCGCGGGCGAATTGAGATAAGTTTTGGTATaaacttcttgcaaaccggagattctctcaacaagcctcgtggtttcgagagggaacgtgtcacctttgtgtgggaaacgatatacgctgcctcccccctgattttctttacagaggcaacatagaactatatgagtgccctgttaaattttgaaATTATTCCGGATTCGTTGGCCCTTTTTTATACACTAGCAAAACATGCCCATGCGTCGCACCGATGGATACCACCTCGAGGAATGTTGGTGCTGCAGTCTGGAAGAATGAACGATGGATGCGGTTTGCGGCAGCTGCGCGCGCGACGAGCAAGGGCAATATCCTAGGAGCCTCGGCCTTGCATTTGTGTTTCAGGGAGTCGACGACCCCAAAACGCTGGAGGCGATCGCTTGCCGTGAATCTATGACGTTGGCGAGTGACTTGAACCTGACTATGTTATGCGAGGTGACAGACTGCTTGTCTGTACGTAGTAGTCCCAAACCTACAGGGAGATGGACTGGTCAGGTGATTCTGGAAACGAAGGCTCTGGCGAGAGCCTCCCCTTCTGTTCAATTTCGCCACGAGACGAGGGAATGCAACATGGAAGCACACTTTCTCGCGCGCTTCGCCGTGtctcgtcttgtgtccagccGGGATACAGATACCTGGAGAACGCTCGTTCTGTAAGATCATATATATccaaaataaacaaataaatGCCGCAGCGTCGTATCATTTTATCATTATCGTGTCAACCTCACTGCCTGGAACTTACATACCACTGAAGATACAACTGCAAGGAGCCCATCGGGTGATGATAAATAAGCTCATCAAGCCAAGGGAGAATAACCAGCACGGACCTCGTGACCACAACAAATGAGCAAGCAATTACCACCACTGAAAAATACACCATACATTCCAATTCTGAACCCAGAGAGCGCACACACAAACATTGTCTATCTTGATCTCCTGTTGCCAATTCACGCGTATTATTACTCAAGACCCcccaaaaaatcatcaaaaatgaTTACATCGAGGCATGATAACAACATGAACACCACACAGGCTACAACTACAACCCTAATGTCCTATGTGCTGGCAACAATCAGGAACATTAGCTATACCTACAGCTAACCCTAAACAATTTGCTACAAAGGGATCACCACATTTCCCCCGAAAATAAGCATACACATATCCCGTTGCAATCATTACCGCAGGGACGTTCTTTACATCGATACTTTACACGACTGTTTgcccatccttcttcaatatgaAAACATGTTTAATGATTCCTTTCCATTAGGCCTCGGTAGTGGACTGGGCTGCGGGTACGCGATTGAAAAATGCATGCCGTTCGGTGTATTATGAGCTGAAGAACCAGAACTAGACTTATAACTCGTCGGTGGAGGGGACAAGCTATGGGTATCCAAGGAGGTTGGAGCCATCAAACGATGACCCAATGACCCAGAACATCTAGAGCTGCTTGTTTCACTGGTCAGAGAAGATAATAAAACAATAACAAGGTCAAGATCCGTAACAGTGCAAACCTTTCATGAACAGATCAAACACCAAATTACAGACAGAGAAGTGTGAAGAAAGTACACACCCATTTGTATTTGTCTGTTTCCCTCTCACACAAGGCTCGGTCTTCCAGGACTTCTTTTCTCTTGAACAGTGTCCAGCATCCTGGCATTAACATTCAAAGTCATGAATGTCCACGCAAATATCAAAACTCAAGTGGATGCATTAACTGAGGGAAGCTTACTGGGGATTTGTTTCCTGCAGGAGAATGTACAGAAACGTGCTGGCTGAAGTGGTTTGAATTTTGGATGAATGGGTGTTCAAGCAGCTTGCTTGCTGTAGGTCTCTCAGACGGGATTCTCTTGAAGCAGCCTTTCAGAAAATCCTTCCCATCTGATGATAAATTATCTGGAATTGGTGGGTCTTTATTCAACACCTTAAACATTGCAGCTGGCTGTTGCACCACAGAAAAGCAGATTCCGTGCTTCAGAATcccaagacagggaagggaaataCCCAAATGTTGACATAGTCGCTCCGTTTTTATTTAGTCCGCATGTTAactttgactgaagtcaaactttataaagtttgaccaagttcaTAGCAAATAATATGAACATTTACAGCAAAAAATGAATATGGTGCGAAAATATATTcaatgatgaatctaatggtattgatttcgtattgtatatgttaatatttttctctataaacttggtcaaagtttgtaaAGTTTGACTTCAGAAAAAGCTAATAAGCGGGGTAAAtaaaaaacggagggagtatattactTCTCCATTAGCAATTTTATTTAGGCCAATGTGCCAATATGTGGCAATTATCATCATTCATATACAAAACTAACTAATGAGAAGCAAGCTACCCTAATTACATAAATCCAACTCATACAACATATCCTGATTTTACAAAACGGAGAAAGGCTTGAATTATTTACCCCTTCAAGACCACTCCAAGGAGGCTTGCCAGTGAACATCTCAATAATTGTACAACCGAGGCTCCAGATATCAACGGCAAGATCATAGCCTACATCTTTGACAAGTGTAGCCTGGACAACCTGAGATACAAATGTGCAAGTGTGACTGTGTCATATAGCAATGACCGATGAGATGCAGCTTACAGCTCTATGAAACAAACCAAAAGGCAAAACCAAAGAATTTGTAAATCTAAATGCCAACTTAGCAGTATGCCCAATGATGTGACTCTACTGTAAAATATCCATTCAAACTAAATGATTTCATATCAAGCAAGATTGCAAACCAAAATGCTATCAGGTTTAGAAGAAAGAAAGTCCACTTTTCAATCTTGAACTACTGCATAAGACACAAGTTCACATTTCACTTTGAACCTGTAAACTGCTTATTTCAACCATAAATTGTGAAATCGGTGTTTTTTTCACCCCTTTAAGGTAGTTCAGGGTTCAAGACTGGAAATAAACGGTTTACGAATTTAAGGTTGAAACGTGAACTTCTGTAGTTTAGGGATGTTAAGTGGATGTTCTTTCTTAATTTCAAGACATATAAAGTTAGTAAAGGTCGTCACAAAATCTAATCTATGTGGGATGATAAGCATCCCCTGAGCATATGTTCACATGTTTAAGTTATCGGCGTGAttttatggaaattataataccTTAGGCAGGCTGAATGTTCGAGAAATCAGCTCTCTTAGGTGCTGTAGCAAACACATTGCATGAAAATAAAGTTCCATTAAATGCATGAATCGCTTTTGAGAATTTGGAACATCTGCTTTTCTTGCCTGAGCGCCATGTCCACAAGAAGACTACATGAAATGGATGTAAGCATTTTTGGTGGGCTACACACAGTTTCTCTGCTTGAGAAGTCATTATTTTACATTGCGCAAATGCAGTTCAAACCTTAAATGTGAAAATTATTGGCATGGCTAGACAGGATAGGTATCAACCACTTGGTCAAACCTAATCAGAGAACCGAACTCACACCATCTCAAGTGCTTTACTCCCAAAATCATCCACCTGCAGGTATTAACGATTGAGACCTTGCCATGGCCTCAATGCAGGCCCAGGGGAATATGCTGTAAATACCTTGCTGGCATTGTCAGTGTGACATCCACCTCTAGCAGTCTAGACTCAAGAGTTAAGACCTTATCAAGGTGTTTTTTTTCGAGAAAACGCATGAGAGCGTGCGTTTCATTGCATTGTAAAGAGGGAGAGTTTGGTTACATTCCTCCTAGGAGGCTGTAAATACCTTGCTGGCATTATCAAGGTGTTTTCACATGCCATCATGCGCAATGAGACGATGACTGCACTAAAGCGTCATTCCTTTAGGAGTCAAGCTTCATGGTTCAGTAAGAATTCAGTTTCAGCAGCAAGCTTTCGACAAGTTTCCTGTATCAACAAACTCAGGTTTCAGGTTTCACAAGAACTGAGCGCTAGCTCGGTGGCTAGAGTTTACGGTGGTAAACTCGCCGACCAGCGTTCGAACCTGTGGGGTGCTATCTGCGTGAAATCCGCAGAAAGGTCTCATCTTCTATCTAACAACGTGCAGTTAAGGGAGGGGTCCGTTCCCCTTTAACCACGTTTTTGGTTTCAGGTTTTGCTACTGTGTTACAAGAATGTTTCAGGCTTCAGAACAAAGTTCTAACACATGGGTTTCAAAACCTACAACAGGGTAGCAAGTTCATGTGGATTTCAGCAAGTTTCAGATCCCTGGAATTGAGCTATCATGTAGTTTTCAGAAAGTTTTGACAAAGTTTCAGGAGGTTTTGAGCTAGTTTCAGTTAATTACTCACAAGGAAACAGTAGGGTAGGCCCCTGCGGTTAAATTTCTCTTAAGAGAAAGTATTTACAGCCTATTTACAAGGGTGAAGCTGCATATCGACCGCGGTGACCTCAAGACTGAGGGTGTTTGAAAGAAGCAAAAAAGCATACTACATCATAACAGAAGCTCCATTAAGAGTGACTATCTACACAGCCATGGTGGTTCCCAAATCTTTCCATGAATATGCAGGAGAGCTGCACGTGAATATATTAAGCAAGAAAGAGTTTACAACGACCCGATATATGAAAACGACCTCCCTTACACAGAACCTAGAGAGAGGAAACTACAGAGACAAAAAAGACGACCTCCTCACTAAACAGAAGATTTTATCCATCAGACTCTTAGCGGCTCCGACAACCATCAACAACCTATACTTATCCTTGATATTGCCGTATGTGTTGAAGGTTGTGGAACTCGTGATTGAAGATTCCACCATTGAGTTCCTTCTGAATCCTCCTGGTGGTGCCCAAATCTGACTCAGAAGAGGCAGTAGCAATTGCGATCCAGCATCAAAGGGAAGTGTGAAGGAGACACAGGTAAAGGTGGATGGAGTGTGATGCCGTCACCATCATCCTTTATTTCTTGGAAACAACATCACGACATCCAACACGAGGTATGGAGTTGGCGTGTCAATTCTACATGGCAAAGCAAAGGCAGCGAGGGTGCCGGAACCGAACCGAGTGCTGCATTGCCACTGACTTTGGAGTTGTGGGTAGCCACTAGTTTTGGGAGTGGGATGAATGTATATAGGACAAATCCCATTGTTGGGTGGATCAAACAAACCTTGTTGAAATGCCCAGTTGGGTGGGACTACCAAAGGATCACCTTCCAATAGTTTTGTTCTAAACGAAATGTGAAACTGATGGAACAATTCAAGGCCCCTAGATGTGTTTTTGGTATGCAAAAAGGTGATTCTAGCTCCAACTGAAGAAGTGTGAGAGTGGGGGTAGCCCTATTTGGTCTAACAGACCCAGCTACAACCTGGAAGCTTTCGATGAGCACGAGCCTCGCCAAAACAGGCTTAACTGCTTTATATGTGTTCCTGAGTAGTGCAGTGGACTAATGCATTACATGGTATCCAACAGAAACTGTGATGCAATTTACTTCGGCTGTCGTCAACAAATTAGAACGCACAAGTATTTTCTGCACGTCAGTAAAAAACAATGCCTACTATGCTTGAAAATCCGAAATTAACCTTACCACAATGAGGAAAAAGAAAACTATGATTTTATAAAGACTAACTAGTTCGCACCTCAGGGGCCATCCAGTATGGTGTTCCTTTCAGTGAAAGATTTGGAGCTGCAGTGCTCAACTGAAAAGAAGAAACAGTCAAGCAAATTAATTACAAAAGTAGCACCATGGCAAATAAGGAAAACCTGAAAGAGCGGGTCCAATAGAAAAATAAACGGTGTAATAGTAAATTCATTGCCTCTCAGGGTATGCACTAAAAATATAACTATAGAAATAAGGAATACCAAATTTAATGTCATGTCAAACTAGTTCAAAATAATAACCAATGGTCCAATCCAACTAAGAAATATTGAAATGTTTTACCAAGTACTCATATCAAATGTCAAAATTACGATTAACAGCTTATGGCACACATAATGCTCAGGTGGTCATAATGCGACATAAAATTAAAGATAGGCAAATGTTCATCTGTGTCTAATCCTTCTCAAAGTGACTACTGAGTACTTACGTGCCGACGAGACATTAAAGTGACTACTGAGTACTTATGTGCAAAGTGCCAGTGCTGTCAAAAATTATAAGCCAAGACGCAAAGTGGAACTCACATGCTTAGCCATTCCAAAGTCTGCCAATTTAACCACGCCGTTGACATCAACAAGCAAATTTGCTCCTTTAATGTCCCTGCAAAAGTATAATAATTTTATCTACATCCATCATCCATGTGTCATTTTAGCCAACCAATACTTGCTAACAGACAATAGTGGAATCAGAATCAGCCCTTGAGATGTGGATAGAGCTGTACAAGAAGCTCAAGAAAACAAAATGAACTGAATGCAGAATAAAGTTGGAAGGGAAAATTAGGACCAAGCAATCTGACAAATGGTACTGTATGAGGGAAAAACAAGAGATAATGCAAAAAACTGAACAAAGGTTAGGTTCAGAAAGTTAGGAAAGAGCCAATGGCGAACAATTATCAGAtaaaaaacaaataatgaaaaagaaaaatTACCTATGCATAATTTTTTGGCTATGTAGGAAAGCAAGACCGTTAAGGATATGGCGAGTGAAATTGCGGACAACTGATTCTGTCATTGCACCACAATGTTGACTAATGTACTTATTAATTGAACCCGGATGAACATATTCCAGGTATATGTAGAATCTATCTTCAGTCTGCAAGGTGCCCATATCACCGTTAATAGCAAAATTATATAGCACTGTTAATTCCCTCGGTGTGGGCAAGTAGAACTTACAGTTTCACTGCCGTAGTACTGCACTATGTTTTCATGCTTAAATTGGCTAAGGAATTTAATTTCCTGAAACAAAGGTGATGAGCAATCAGACGAAGTGCATAATTGCATGATCCTTAGATAGCATAAAAAAATAGTGGTATACAGTTATTGCCCAACCAAGTTCCAGAAAAATGAAACAAGTATTGTCAGAGTTTTACATATACTTAAGAAGTATTGTATAGTGGTAAAAGGAAGGCAAACCAAATGTGAGCATAAGCAAAAATATGCTTCTTAATCCtcaacaagaaaagagaacatTAGACAATCACATTGAACAAGACTAATGATCTCCATACGCAGAAATAAGCAACATCAAAACAAGTATGGCCGAACCTGTTCCAATTGCTTCAGAGACTCAACTGATTTTGCGTCATCAGGAATTATGTTAACCTCTTTCATGGCACAAAGAGCTCCGGTGTGCCTGTATGTTGGTGTGACGGTATGTTCAAAATTTAGAGAAGCGATTACTACAATAAAAATGAAATATAACATACCTATTGGTAGCTTCATATACACAGCCATATGTGCCACTGCCGATGAGCTTCCTTTTTTGCCACTGACCAGCCATTGAGGGCGTCTCAACTTTTGGAACTGACGGGTGGCCAAAATTTGTTTGCTTTGGGCTCATTGAAACAGGAGGAAGAGGTAATGGGTGAAGATTGGCACTCGGATTGCCCTCAGGACGAGAAGTGTGGTTCTCTGGGAACAAGTTTGTATGCATTGGTGATGGAGGTGCACTTGGGTATCTTGATCTACGAGCAGGACTTCTCAAAGGACTAGAGCGAGGAGATCGCTCCTGGCCACCCACAAATTTTTCAGGTGAGGTGGAAGGGGGTGAAGATCCTGATTGATCTGAAGACCATGGTGATGGTGCTGACAATATATTGCTACCTTGGATGGATATTGCAGCAGATGAGAAGTCTACATTACTCAACCTTCGAGGGCTCTGTACAGGACTTGAAAACCCGCTGCTCGGGGCACTTTTAGCAGGAATATTCAACCTAAAGTTCAAAGTTTCAGTTGGGCCATCCTGGAACTTCTCTTTATATGTCTTTCTCCGTTGGCCACAGGTGGCCCCATGTGTGCCAGCTGACCGTAAGTCATTGTGCTCGTGAATCTTTTGAACAGTTTGGTGGGGCATAAATCTATCACCAGAGACATTGACAACATCAGAAAGATGGTCAGATATGGAGTTAATCTGATCAGTGTGGCATGACACAGTTTTTTTTTTAATAATCACGTTCATGTAGAATCTTCTTTACTAGCAGCTTCATGGAAGTTAATCAAAGCAAATTACACTTCACTGACTTCAGTACTGAAACAATCTCAGTCACTCATCAGTTAAAATCACAATCTGAGCCAGCCTTTTTTTCATCTCAAGAACTAATAAACTGGCAAGTAGCTTAACCAAGCATCATCAAGTACAAATGTTATGGGGTATCATAGCACCAAACAGCAAATTGTCTCAACTCGTTCTGGGGGTCCAAAACCACAATAACtcttcgtgacatatcaaccaaatTTTGCTAAGGTGCTATGATCTCCTAGTCATAAGCTAACAAGTTCACAGAAAACCTACAACCCTCTTGGTAGAATGCAACCTAAAAAGCACGGACACGGCAGGAATTGCCGATTGGCCGTGTCGACACGGCGGGATACGGCTGGATACGCGTATCCCCCAGTATCCCCTGATTTTCGattaaaaagaaagaaaaaaggccAGGGACACGGCAGGACACGTATGTGACACGGACGGGATACGGCCCGGCCCAAAAACAGCCATGGCCCAAAACGAAACCCTATTTTTGCAGGATCGCACGCAGCTCTCCACGTAACGAGGTGGGGCTCCCAGGTCCCAGTCTCTTGTTCTCAAAAATAAAAAAGGTCCCAGTCTCTTCTGGATCAAAGCCGCCACCTCCTGGAACGAAGCCGCCGCTGCCTGGATTCGCCGCGGCCACGGCCGCCGGCGACGCTT
This genomic window contains:
- the LOC109753319 gene encoding mitogen-activated protein kinase kinase kinase 5, with the protein product MPWWKRSAHRPSSSASTPASPARASTSRIPRHGGAGDPDHQPRLTRQHRLRHVDDIEVGGSALRLDDSHAAPPSSSYPARRDAVWSGLATASSTPISRSPSNMMEAAPARSSSTPMLLPRPLPLPHQDDSPCRGPGRPLPSPRMFDGDCNGSAEFLGAAGTGGERPSTFPRFMPHQTVQKIHEHNDLRSAGTHGATCGQRRKTYKEKFQDGPTETLNFRLNIPAKSAPSSGFSSPVQSPRRLSNVDFSSAAISIQGSNILSAPSPWSSDQSGSSPPSTSPEKFVGGQERSPRSSPLRSPARRSRYPSAPPSPMHTNLFPENHTSRPEGNPSANLHPLPLPPVSMSPKQTNFGHPSVPKVETPSMAGQWQKRKLIGSGTYGCVYEATNRHTGALCAMKEVNIIPDDAKSVESLKQLEQEIKFLSQFKHENIVQYYGSETTEDRFYIYLEYVHPGSINKYISQHCGAMTESVVRNFTRHILNGLAFLHSQKIMHRDIKGANLLVDVNGVVKLADFGMAKHLSTAAPNLSLKGTPYWMAPEVVQATLVKDVGYDLAVDIWSLGCTIIEMFTGKPPWSGLEGPAAMFKVLNKDPPIPDNLSSDGKDFLKGCFKRIPSERPTASKLLEHPFIQNSNHFSQHVSVHSPAGNKSPDAGHCSREKKSWKTEPCVRGKQTNTNGETSSSRCSGSLGHRLMAPTSLDTHSLSPPPTSYKSSSGSSAHNTPNGMHFSIAYPQPSPLPRPNGKESLNMFSY